One window of the Macaca thibetana thibetana isolate TM-01 chromosome 1, ASM2454274v1, whole genome shotgun sequence genome contains the following:
- the LOC126933430 gene encoding phosphomevalonate kinase isoform X5 translates to MSVLFCGSRVHSRSSMLRKIVEGISQPIWLVSDTRRVSDIQWFREAYGAMTQTVRVVALEQSRQQRGWVFTPGVDDAESECGLDNFGGFDWVIENHGDEQRLEEQLENLIEFIRSRL, encoded by the exons ATGTCTGTGCTGTTCTGCGGCTCTCGGGTCCACTCAAGGAGCAGTATGCTCAG GAAGATTGTGGAGGGCATCTCTCAGCCCATCTGG TTGGTGAGTGACACACGGAGAGTGTCTGACATCCAGTGGTTTCGGGAGGCCTATGGGGCCATGACGCAGACTGTCCGCGTCGTAGCGTTGGAGCAGAGCCGACAGCAGCGGGGCTGGGTGTTCACGCCAG GGGTGGACGACGCTGAGTCAGAATGTGGCCTGGACAACTTTGGGGGCTTTGACTGGGTCATCGAGAACCATGGAGATGAACAGCGCCTGGAGGAGCAGTTGGAGAACCTGATAGAATTTATCCGCTCCAGACTGTAG
- the LOC126933430 gene encoding phosphomevalonate kinase isoform X4, producing MAPLGGAPRLVLLFSGKRKSGKDFVTEALQSRLGADVCAVLRLSGPLKEQYAQEHGLNFQRLLDASTYKEAFRKDMIRWGEEKRQADPGFFCRKIVEGISQPIWLVSDTRRVSDIQWFREAYGAMTQTVRVVALEQSRQQRGWVFTPGVDDAESECGLDNFGGFDWVIENHGDEQRLEEQLENLIEFIRSRL from the exons ATGGCCCCGCTGGGAGGCGCCCCGCGGCTGGTGCTGCTGTTCAGCGGCAAGAGGAAATCCGGGAAGGACTTCGTGACCGAGGCGCTGCAGAGCAG ACTCGGAGCTGATGTCTGTGCTGTTCTGCGGCTCTCGGGTCCACTCAAGGAGCAGTATGCTCAG GAGCATGGCTTGAACTTCCAGAGACTCCTGGACGCCAGCACCTACAAGGAGGCCTTTCGGAAGGACATGATCCGCTGGGGAGAGGAGAAACGCCAGGCTGACCCAGGCTTCTTTTGCAGGAAGATTGTGGAGGGCATCTCTCAGCCCATCTGG TTGGTGAGTGACACACGGAGAGTGTCTGACATCCAGTGGTTTCGGGAGGCCTATGGGGCCATGACGCAGACTGTCCGCGTCGTAGCGTTGGAGCAGAGCCGACAGCAGCGGGGCTGGGTGTTCACGCCAG GGGTGGACGACGCTGAGTCAGAATGTGGCCTGGACAACTTTGGGGGCTTTGACTGGGTCATCGAGAACCATGGAGATGAACAGCGCCTGGAGGAGCAGTTGGAGAACCTGATAGAATTTATCCGCTCCAGACTGTAG